ATGGGAAAAGCCCTGGTGGACTATCTCAGCGGCGCGATTCAGGGCGGTCAGGCGGACAATGCCACGCTGGTGTACGGCGGTAATCCGCATCTTTTCCCGTACAAACACAATGAAGGCCAGTTCCAGGTGCTGGTGCCGCTGCATAACGCGACCTTTGCGTTCCAGCCCGGCTGGCCCGCGCTGAAAGATCTGGATATCGAGCTCAACTTCCTCAATGACGGACTATGGATGAAGTCCGACAGCGTGGCGCTGGGCGGCGTGACGGCCAGCAACCTGACGGCCAACATCCCGGATTACTCCAAAGAGAAGCTGCTGATTGATGCCGACATCAATGGCCCGGGCAAAGCGGTGGGGCCGTACTTTGAGGAGACGCCCTTGAAAGAGTCGCTGGCGGCGACGCTCCAGCAGCTACAGCTCGATGGCGATGTGAATGCTCGCTTACATCTTGATATCCCGCTGGACGGCGAGATGACCACCGCCAAAGGTGACGTCCGCCTTAAGAACAACAGCCTGTTCATCAAACCCCTTGAGAGCACGCTGAAAAATCTCAGCGGGCAGTTCAGCTTTGACAACGGAAACCTGAAGAGCGAGCCGCTTACGGCCAGCTGGTTTAATCAGCCCGTTAATATCGACTTCACGACCACCGAGGGTGAAAAGGCTTATCAGGTAGCCGTCAATCTGGACGGTAACTGGCAGCCAGCGCGCATGGAGGTCCTGCCGAAGCCCATTGAGGCGTCAGTGCAGGGCGCAGTCGCCTGGCAGGGTAAAGTGGCAATCGACCTGCCATATCACGCGGGTGCTCAGTATAAGGTCGACATCACGGGCGATCTGAAAAACCTTCAGAGCCAGCTGCCTGCGCCGCTGGATAAACAGGCCGGACAGCCGCTGCCGGTAAAGCTGAACGTCGATGGCAACCTGAACAGCTTCGCGTTGACCGGAAGCGCGGGCGGGACAAACCACTTCAACAGCCGCTGGCTGCTTAACCGCAAGCTCACCCTCGACAAAGCCATCTGGACAACGGATAGCCGCTCCACGCCGCCTCTGCCGGAGCAGTCGGGCATTGAGCTGAATCTCCCGCCGATGGACGGTGCAGAGTGGCTGGCGCTGTTCCAGAAAGGCGTTGGGCAAAACGTTGATGAAACCGCCCAGTTCCCGCAAGCCATTACCGTACGCACGCCGTCGCTGATGCTGGGTGGGCAGCAGTGGAACAACCTGAGCCTGGTTTCACAGCCAGGCGCTAACGGCACGAAGGTGGAGGCCCAGGGCAGAGAGATCAACGGCACGCTGACCATGCGCAATCACGCGCCGTGGCAGGCGGCGATCCGCTACCTCTACTACAACCCGGCAAGCGCCGCGAGCGGGAAAGATAAACCGGCAGAAGCCTCGCCGCTGAGCAATGTCTCCCGCGTCGATTTTAGCGGCTGGCCCGATCTCCAGCTGCGCTGCGCGGAGTGCTGGCTGTGGGGGCAGAAATACGGCCGTATTGACGGTGATTTCACTATTCAGGCCAACACGCTTACGCTCTCCGGCGGCCTGGTTGATACCGGTTTTGGCCGCATGACGGCCGCAGGGGAATGGGTGAACAACCCGGGCGAGCAGCGAACGTCCCTGAAGGGCGACATTAAAGGCAACAAGCTGGATGCGGCAGCCAATTTCTTTGGAATCAGCACGCCGCTGCGCGGCTCGTCGTTTGACGTCGATTACGATCTTCACTGGCGTGACGCCCCGTGGAAGCCGGATGAGGCCTCGCTGAACGGCATTCTGAAAACCCGCTTCGGCAAAGGTGAAATTGCCGACGTGAGCACGGGGCGCGCCGGGCAGATCCTGCGCCTGCTGAGTTTTGATGCGCTGCTGCGCAAGCTGCGCTTCGATTTCAGCGATACCTTCAGCGAAGGTTTCTACTACGATTCCATCCGCAGCACGGCGTGGATCAAGGACGGCGTTCTGCATACGGACGACACGCTGGTGGATGGCCTGGAAGCGGATATCGCCATGAAAGGCTCCGTCAACCTCGTGCGTCGCGAGCTGGATATGGAAGCCGTGGTTGCGCCGGAAATTTCCGCGAGCGTGGGCGTGGCGGCGGCCTTTGTGGTGAACCCGATTGTCGGTGCGGCGGTGTTTGCCGCCAGCAAAGTGCTGGGTCCGCTGTGGAGCAAGGTCTCCATTCTGCGCTACCGCATTACCGGTCCGGTCGATAAACCGCAGATTAACGAGGTGCTGCGCCAGCCGCGCAAAGATGCACAGCAATGATTTGACGTGGGCAGGTAATTGCCTCACTCTCAATAAATACGATCTTTATACCGCCACGGGCGGCAACGAACGAGTAGCAATACGATGAGTCTGAACCTGGTAAGTGAACATTTGCTCGCAGCGAACGGCCTGAGCCATCAGGACCTGTTCTCCATTCTTGGTCAACTGACCGAACGCCGTCTCGACTACGGCGACCTTTATTTCCAGTCGAGCTATCACGAATCCTGGGTTTTAGAAGACAGCATCATCAAAGATGGCTCCTACAACATCGACCAGGGCGTCGGCGTCCGTGCCGTCAGCGGCGAGAAAACCGGTTTTGCCTATGCCGATCAGATTAGCCTCACCGCACTCGAGCAGAGCGCCCAGGCCGCACGTACCATTGTGCGTGATACCGGCGATGGTCGCGTGAAAACCCTGGGAGAAGTGCAGCACTCAGCGCTTTATACCAGCATCGATCCGCTGCAGAGTATGAGCCGTGAAGAGAAGCTGGATATCCTGCGTCGCGTGGACAAAGTCGCCCGCGCGGCGGATAAACGCGTGCAGGAAGTTTCAGCCAGCCTGAGCGGCGTGTATGAGTTGATTCTGGTTGCGGCAACGGACGGTACCCTTGCGGCAGACGTTCGCCCGCTGGTGCGCCTCTCTATCAGCGTGCAGGTCGATGACGACGGCAAACGCGAACGCGGCTCAAGCGGCGGCGGCGGTCGTTTCGGCTATGACTGGTTCCTGGGCGACGTTGATGGTGAAGCACGCGCCGACGCGTGGGCGAAAGAAGCCGTGCGCATGGCGCTGGTGAATCTGAATGCCGTCGCGGCGCCGGCGGGTTCATTCCCGGTGGTGCTGGGCGCCGGCTGGCCGGGCGTACTGTTACACGAAGCCGTAGGCCACGGCCTGGAAGGCGACTTTAACCGTCGCGGGACGTCCGTGTTCAGCGGTCAGATCGGGCAGCTTGTCTCCTCTGAGCTGTGCACCGTGGTGGATGACGGCACCATGCGCGATCGTCGCGGCTCGGTGGCTATCGACGATGAAGGTACGCCAGGGCAGTACAATGTGCTGATCGAAAACGGCGTGCTGAAAGGCTACATGCAGGACAAACTCAACGCGCGCCTGATGGGCGTCGCGCCGACGGGCAACGGACGCCGTGAATCTTACGCGCATCTGCCGATGCCGCGCATGACCAACACGTACATGCTGCCGGGCAAATCGACGCCGCAGGAGATTATCGAATCCGTCGATTACGGTATCTTTGCGCCAAACTTTGGCGGCGGCCAGGTGGACATCACCTCCGGTAAGTTTGTTTTCTCCACGTCAGAAGCGTATCTGATCGAGAAAGGTAAAGTGACCAAAGCGGTGAAGGGGGCGACGCTGATTGGCTCCGGTATTGAAGCCATGCAGCAGATTTCCATGGTCGGTAACGATCTGAAGCTGGATAACGGCGTGGGCGTCTGCGGTAAAGAGGGCCAGAGCCTGCCGGTTGGCGTGGGCCAGCCAACGCTGAAGGTGGACAACCTAACGGTGGGCGGCACGGCGTAATTTCCTGACCCTCTCCCCAAAGGGGAGAGGGTACTGCTCCACGCTGTCTTTTCTCCCGCGTCCTTATGGAAAAAGGCCTACTCTTTCCTTCTCCCCCGCATCCCCTGAAACAGCTCCGCCACGTCCACAAAATACTCGGTCAGATAGTTAATACACACCTGAACCTTGAGCGGGAGTTTGTCTTTTTCGGTATACAGGGCGTACACCGGGCGCGGATCGGACTGGTAGCGCGGGAAGAGGATCTCCAGCACGCCGCTGTTGATCTCGTTGATCACCCACATTAACGGCACGTAGGCGATCCCGGCGCCGGCCACCAGCCAGCGTGAAATCGTCATCGGATCGTTAGTGACAAACCGCCCTTCCGGCAGCAGTTTGGTAGAAATCCCTTCCGGGGCAATCAGCTCAAATTCATTATCGGGCCGCACGCTGTACTCCAGCCACGAGTGGTTGGTGAGATCGGCGGGCTTCTCCGGAACGCCGTACTGCGCCAGATAGCTTTTCGAGGCGCAGACGACCATCGGCATGCTGCCCAGCCGTCGCGAGAACAGGCTGGAATCCTGCAACGCGCCGACGCGGATCACCACGTCCAGCCCGTCGGCAATCAGATCCGGCGCCGGGATACCCGTCACCAGATTGACCGTAAGACCGGGGTACTCTTTCAGCATATCCGCCGTCATGGCAGCGAGAACATTTTGTGCCATAGTTGAAGAACACCCGATGCGCAGCGTGCCGATGGGGGTGTTGTTGAAGGCATAGAGCTGTTCGTGAACATCCTGCACTTCAAGCAGCATACGGCGACAGCCCTGATAGTAAATTTTACCCGCTTCGGTCAGCCCAATGCTGCGGGTACTGCGGTTGAGCAGCTTGACCTGAAGCTCATCTTCCAGTTTGGACACCGTCTGGCTGATGGATGAGACGCTCATCTGAAGCTGGCGTGCAGCGGCGGTAAAAGAGCCCAGCTCAACCACTTTGGCGAAGACCGACATGCGTTTTAAACGTTCCATTGTTCACTCTGGCTTAAAAGTGATTTAGATCACATATTATAGATAACAGCATAACAGTTACGTTAATATATTATTAATTACATAACGGCTGCGCCATTCTCGCCCGGCGTTTCTTGCTCTCCTGCGGTGGCGTGCGCTAAAAAATTCTGAAGCCTGCACTCTCTCTTATCAAGGTCAACATGAGTCTGTTTCCCGTTATCGTGGTGTTCGGTCTGTCGTTCCCACCGATATTTTTCGAGCTTCTTTTATCACTGGCGATCTTCTGGCTGGTGCGCAAGGTGCTGGTCCCTACCGGGATCTACGATTTCGTCTGGCACCCTGCATTGTTCAATACCGCGCTGTATTGCTGCCTGTTTTATCTGATATCGCGCATGTTTGTCTGAGGTTGATGTGAAAACGCTAACAAGAAAAATCTCCCGCACTGCCATCACAATGGCGCTGGTTATCCTCGCCTTCATCGCTATTTTCCGCGCCTGGGTTTATTACACCGAATCACCGTGGACGCGTGATGCACGCTTCAGCGCCGATGTGGTGGCAATAGCCCCTGACGTGGCCGGCCTTATCACTGCGGTCAACGTCCACGATAATCAGCTGGTGAAGAAAGATCAGGTCCTGTTCACCATCGACCAGCCTCGTTACCAGAAAGCGCTGGAAGAGGCGGAAGCGGACGTGGCCTATTATCAGGCGCTCGCTGCGGAGAAACGCCGCGAGGCAGGGCGGCGTAACCAGCTGGGCGTTCAGGCAATGTCCCGTGAAGAGATTGACCAGTCCAACAACGTGCTGCAAACCGTGCTGCACCAGCTGGCGAAAGCGCAGGCAACGCGCGATCTGGCGAAGCTCGATCTCGAGCGCACCGTGATCCGCGCGCCGTCCGATGGCTGGGTGACCAACCTTAACGTCTATGCCGGGGAATTCATTACCCGTGGCTCTACCGCCGTGGCGCTGGTTAAACAGAACTCCTTCTACGTGCTCGCCTATATGGAAGAGACCAAGCTGGAAGGCGTGCGCCCGGGTTATCGGGCTGAAATTACGCCGCTCGGCAGCAACCGCGTCTTTAAAGGCACCGTCGACAGCGTTGCTGCAGGGGTGACTAACTCCAGCAGCTCTAACGATGCCAAAGGGATGGCGACGGTAGATTCTAACCTGGAGTGGGTGCGTCTGGCCCAGCGCGTGCCGGTACGTATTCATCTGGATGAACAGCAGGGAAATCTGTGGCCCGCGGGTACCACGGCGACGGTGGTGATCACCGGTGAAAAGGACCGGGATGCCAGCCAGGACTCGTTCTTCCGTAAAATTGCCCACCGCCTTCGCGAGTTTGGTTAATCGCCATGGGTATCTTTTCCATCGCCAGCCAGCACATTCGCTTCGCCGTGAAGCTGGCGTGCGCCATCGTGCTGGCGCTGTTTGTTGGCTTTCACTTCCAGCTTGAAACCCCTCGCTGGGCAGTGCTGACGGCTGCGATTGTTGCAGCGGGCCCGGCCTTTGCCGCGGGCGGTGAGCCCTATTCTGGCGCGATCCGCTATCGCGGGATGCTGCGTATCATCGGGACGTTTATCGGCTGTTTCGCGGCGCTGACCATTATTATTTTGATGATCCGCACCCCGCTGCTGATGCTGATGGTGTGCTGTATCTGGGCGGGTTTCTGCACCTGGCTCTCGTCTCTGGTGAAAGTGGAGAACTCCTACGCCTGGGGACTGGCGGGCTATACCGCGCTGATTATTGTCATCACTATCCAAAGTGAACCGCTGCTCGCCCCGCAGTTTGCGGTTGAGCGCTGCAGCGAGATTGTGATTGGTATTGTCAGCGCGATCGTCGCTGACCTGCTTTTCTCCCCGCGCTCCATCAAGCAGGAAGTCGACCGTGAGCTTGACGCGCTGATCGTTGCCCAGTATCAGCTGATGCAGCTGTGCATTAAGCATGGCGATAGCGAAGAGGTGGATAAAGCCTGGAGCGGGCTGGTACGTCGTACGCAGGCGCTGGAAGGAATGCGCAGCAACCTTAATATGGAGTCGTCGCGCTGGGCCCGCGCGAATCGACGCCTTAAAGCCCTTAACACCGTCTCTCTGACGCTGATTACCCAAGCCTGTGAAACTTATCTGATTCAGAACACCCGGCCGGAAGCGGTCACCGATACGTTCCGCGAACTGTTTGCCGAGCCGGTGGAAACCGTACAGGACGTGCATAAGCAGCTTAAGCGCATGCGCCGGGTGATTGCCTGGACCGGGGAGCGCGACACGCCGGTAACCATCTACACCTGGGTCGGCGCCGCGACGCGCTATCTGCTTCTGAAGCGCGGCGTGATCGGTAACACCAAAATCAGCGCGGCGGAAGAAGAGGTGTTGCAGGGTGAAGTGGTGATCAAGGCG
This region of Enterobacter asburiae genomic DNA includes:
- the tldD gene encoding metalloprotease TldD, producing MSLNLVSEHLLAANGLSHQDLFSILGQLTERRLDYGDLYFQSSYHESWVLEDSIIKDGSYNIDQGVGVRAVSGEKTGFAYADQISLTALEQSAQAARTIVRDTGDGRVKTLGEVQHSALYTSIDPLQSMSREEKLDILRRVDKVARAADKRVQEVSASLSGVYELILVAATDGTLAADVRPLVRLSISVQVDDDGKRERGSSGGGGRFGYDWFLGDVDGEARADAWAKEAVRMALVNLNAVAAPAGSFPVVLGAGWPGVLLHEAVGHGLEGDFNRRGTSVFSGQIGQLVSSELCTVVDDGTMRDRRGSVAIDDEGTPGQYNVLIENGVLKGYMQDKLNARLMGVAPTGNGRRESYAHLPMPRMTNTYMLPGKSTPQEIIESVDYGIFAPNFGGGQVDITSGKFVFSTSEAYLIEKGKVTKAVKGATLIGSGIEAMQQISMVGNDLKLDNGVGVCGKEGQSLPVGVGQPTLKVDNLTVGGTA
- the yhdP gene encoding AsmA2 domain-containing protein YhdP gives rise to the protein MRRLPGILLLTGATLVVIVALLVSGLRLVLPHLDSWRPQLLAKIESTTGVPVNVSQISANWQNFGPTLDVRDINASLKDGGHLKIKRVTLALDVWQSLLHLRWQFRDLTFYQLQFLTNTPLSGGDSGQGLEANRFSDLFLRQFDHFDLRDSEVSFITLSGQRAELAIPQLTWLNGKERHRAEGQVNLSSLNGQHGVMQVRMDLRDDDGLLNNGKVWLQADDVDVKPWLGDWLQQNMQLETARFSLEGWLTLTKGEFASGDIWLKQGGASWKGEKQQHQLSVDNLTAHVTQEKEGWQFAIPDTRITMDGKPWPRGALTLAWMPEQDVGGTASKRSDELRIRASNLDLAAIEGLRSMAAKLSPDLGEIWLATQPSGKIDALALDIPLQTTEKTRFQATWKDLAWKQWKLLPGAEHFSGKLEGSVENGRLTVDMHDAKMPYETVFRAPLEIEQGSAVLNWLRNDKGFQLDGRHIDVKAKAVHARGDFRYLQPVGDEPWLGILAGISTDDGSQAWRYFPENLMGKALVDYLSGAIQGGQADNATLVYGGNPHLFPYKHNEGQFQVLVPLHNATFAFQPGWPALKDLDIELNFLNDGLWMKSDSVALGGVTASNLTANIPDYSKEKLLIDADINGPGKAVGPYFEETPLKESLAATLQQLQLDGDVNARLHLDIPLDGEMTTAKGDVRLKNNSLFIKPLESTLKNLSGQFSFDNGNLKSEPLTASWFNQPVNIDFTTTEGEKAYQVAVNLDGNWQPARMEVLPKPIEASVQGAVAWQGKVAIDLPYHAGAQYKVDITGDLKNLQSQLPAPLDKQAGQPLPVKLNVDGNLNSFALTGSAGGTNHFNSRWLLNRKLTLDKAIWTTDSRSTPPLPEQSGIELNLPPMDGAEWLALFQKGVGQNVDETAQFPQAITVRTPSLMLGGQQWNNLSLVSQPGANGTKVEAQGREINGTLTMRNHAPWQAAIRYLYYNPASAASGKDKPAEASPLSNVSRVDFSGWPDLQLRCAECWLWGQKYGRIDGDFTIQANTLTLSGGLVDTGFGRMTAAGEWVNNPGEQRTSLKGDIKGNKLDAAANFFGISTPLRGSSFDVDYDLHWRDAPWKPDEASLNGILKTRFGKGEIADVSTGRAGQILRLLSFDALLRKLRFDFSDTFSEGFYYDSIRSTAWIKDGVLHTDDTLVDGLEADIAMKGSVNLVRRELDMEAVVAPEISASVGVAAAFVVNPIVGAAVFAASKVLGPLWSKVSILRYRITGPVDKPQINEVLRQPRKDAQQ
- the aaeR gene encoding HTH-type transcriptional activator AaeR; amino-acid sequence: MERLKRMSVFAKVVELGSFTAAARQLQMSVSSISQTVSKLEDELQVKLLNRSTRSIGLTEAGKIYYQGCRRMLLEVQDVHEQLYAFNNTPIGTLRIGCSSTMAQNVLAAMTADMLKEYPGLTVNLVTGIPAPDLIADGLDVVIRVGALQDSSLFSRRLGSMPMVVCASKSYLAQYGVPEKPADLTNHSWLEYSVRPDNEFELIAPEGISTKLLPEGRFVTNDPMTISRWLVAGAGIAYVPLMWVINEINSGVLEILFPRYQSDPRPVYALYTEKDKLPLKVQVCINYLTEYFVDVAELFQGMRGRRKE
- the aaeX gene encoding p-hydroxybenzoic acid efflux pump operon protein AaeX encodes the protein MSLFPVIVVFGLSFPPIFFELLLSLAIFWLVRKVLVPTGIYDFVWHPALFNTALYCCLFYLISRMFV
- the aaeB gene encoding p-hydroxybenzoic acid efflux pump subunit AaeB, which codes for MGIFSIASQHIRFAVKLACAIVLALFVGFHFQLETPRWAVLTAAIVAAGPAFAAGGEPYSGAIRYRGMLRIIGTFIGCFAALTIIILMIRTPLLMLMVCCIWAGFCTWLSSLVKVENSYAWGLAGYTALIIVITIQSEPLLAPQFAVERCSEIVIGIVSAIVADLLFSPRSIKQEVDRELDALIVAQYQLMQLCIKHGDSEEVDKAWSGLVRRTQALEGMRSNLNMESSRWARANRRLKALNTVSLTLITQACETYLIQNTRPEAVTDTFRELFAEPVETVQDVHKQLKRMRRVIAWTGERDTPVTIYTWVGAATRYLLLKRGVIGNTKISAAEEEVLQGEVVIKAESAERHHAMVNFWRTTLACMLGTLFWLWTGWTSGSGAMVMIAVVTALAMRLPNPRMVAIDFLYGTIAALPVGALYFLVIIPSTQQSMLLLCISLAVMAFFIGIEVQKRRLGSLGALASTINIIVLDNPMTFHFSQFLDSALGQLVGCFLAMMVILLVRDNSQARTGRVLLNQFVSAAVSSLTTNTARRKENHLPALYQQLFLLLNKFPGDIAKFRLALTMIIAHQRLRNAPVPINDDLSAYHRQLRRTADHVLSASSDDKRRRYFTQLLEELDTYQEKLKHWEAPPQVTEPVGRLVFMLHRYQNALTDN
- the aaeA gene encoding p-hydroxybenzoic acid efflux pump subunit AaeA, with amino-acid sequence MKTLTRKISRTAITMALVILAFIAIFRAWVYYTESPWTRDARFSADVVAIAPDVAGLITAVNVHDNQLVKKDQVLFTIDQPRYQKALEEAEADVAYYQALAAEKRREAGRRNQLGVQAMSREEIDQSNNVLQTVLHQLAKAQATRDLAKLDLERTVIRAPSDGWVTNLNVYAGEFITRGSTAVALVKQNSFYVLAYMEETKLEGVRPGYRAEITPLGSNRVFKGTVDSVAAGVTNSSSSNDAKGMATVDSNLEWVRLAQRVPVRIHLDEQQGNLWPAGTTATVVITGEKDRDASQDSFFRKIAHRLREFG